One window from the genome of Cyprinus carpio isolate SPL01 chromosome B1, ASM1834038v1, whole genome shotgun sequence encodes:
- the LOC109092561 gene encoding LOW QUALITY PROTEIN: UPF0575 protein C19orf67 homolog (The sequence of the model RefSeq protein was modified relative to this genomic sequence to represent the inferred CDS: deleted 1 base in 1 codon), with product MMANAEHAELKSSLSEENEASQSLTELETNTQTLEEANAMSPSFGDERCLSVESAEGTETQKRIMDEKISPIERQLEYLLNKADEFQKQLLWSRECLQNYGFAHIVPMFLQTCQPYFTYLESTARNSNPFRPPLSTYIRAQLLQFSQQLCSRLEQLVLLYASFSFFSLEESDPLSISHFYIGQCQIDNMKLSIFRYCCPTPFLASASTSLYKRMRWNVERQIEGEGEGQTYDSAEFYFLCCEEVIEAADDKDGDGRCEGENTETERESRVERIWSIGRWIQTYPDPHTEDITDWVLCSVPCGQYKQLLCLGSEEPSSCTATDCLLGVLLSQETDGTFGMKI from the exons ATGATGGCTAACGCAGAACATGCGGAGTTGAAGTCTTCACTATCCGAAGAAAATGAGGCTTCCCAGTCTCTGACAGAATTAGAAACGAACACACAGACTCTTGAAG AAGCCAATGCAATGTCGCCCTCGTTCGGCGATGAGAGGTGTCTCTCAGTTGAAAGTGCAGAAGGCACAGAAACTCAGAAGAGAATAATGGATGAAAAAATCTCTCCCATTGAAAGGCAACTTGAATACTTGCTGAACAAGGCGGATGAGtttcaaaaacagcttttatggAG tcgAGAGTGCCTCCAGAATTATGGGTTTGCCCATATTGTCCCCATGTTTTTGCAAACTTGTCAGCCGTACTTCACTTACCTGGAGTCCACAGCCAGAAACTCCAACCCCTTCCGTCCACCTCTGTCCACATATATACGTGCACAA CTTTTGCAGTTTTCTCAGCAACTGTGTTCTCGTCTGGAACAGCTGGTGTTGCTGTACGCCTCCTTCAGTTTCTTCTCTCTAGAGGAATCCGATCCACTGAG tatctCTCACTTCTATATTGGCCAGTGTCAAATAGACAACATGAAGCTGTCAATCTTCCGGTATTGTTGCCCTACTCCCTTTCTTGCATCAGCCAGTACAAGCCTATACAAACGTATGCGCTGGAATGTGGAGCGACAGATAGAGGGAGAAGGAGAAGGACAGACATATGACAGTGCAGAGTT TTACTTCCTGTGCTGCGAGGAG GTCATTGAGGCAGCAGATGATAAGGATGGAGACGGAAGGTGCGAGGGAGAAAATAcagaaactgagagagagagtagagtagAGAGGATTTGGTCTATTGGCCGGTGGATTCAGACATACCCTGATCCACACACAGAGGACATCACTGATTG GGTGCTGTGTTCAGTTCCTTGTGGTCAGTACAAGCAGCTGTTGTGTCTGGGAAGTGAGGAGCCTTCTTCCTGCACCGCCACAGACTGCCTGCTGGGGGTGCTGCTGTCCCAGgaaacagatggtacatttggcATGAAAATATGA